Part of the Cohnella candidum genome, TCGGAAAACAGGAAGAAACCCGAAAACTGGAACGGTTGTGGGAGGCAAGCAAACACGATCTGCTGGAGAAAGCGGTTTGGGATTTGCTGCTGCGCGGCCGGGAGGCGGAAAACAAGTGGCGGGAAGTATTCGGTCCGCAGGCCGGTCAAGTGCACGGGATTACGGTTTTGGCTGCCGTGGAGCCGTTCAAGCTGCCGGATCACCCGGCTTACCGTACCGTCTATCTGCGAAGCGATCAAAGTTATTTGGCGGTCGTTTTTTGCCTGATGGAGTTGTCGAATACGTATTGGGACGATGTCTCCGCCGATTTGGAGAACGCGAACGTTGCCGTCGGTTTGGGTAACGAACGCATGGAACCTGGAGAAGTTCCGGACAGCTTAAAAGAAGCGCAGAGGGCATTAAGATCGGCCTTGTTTCTTGGCGTCAAAGGATTTTTGCCGTTCGGCGAACTCGGCGGAAGGATGACCTCTTCGAACGAATTGCCGGAAAGAGAGGAAGCGATCATTCTCAGCATGCGGGCAGGCAACAAAGCCATGTTGATGGAACAGGTGGACCGGTTCATCCAATGGATCCAGACGTCCAAACTCGATCCGGATTTGGCGGAAAGCGAAATGCTTAAGCTCATCTATTCGGCTTGGGAAGCCGCGAAAGAAACCGGGGTCGAGGCGGGCCGGTCGTATGTGCCGCCGGAAACCTTCGTTCCGCATCTGGAGATCCGGGAGATGGCGGCTAAAGGCAAGTTGACCGCATGGTTCCGGGACCGGATGGAGAGCATCGCGGAAAGCGGCATGAATCTTCGGGAGAATACCAAGCATACGGCCGTGCAGCAAGCCAGGAGGTATATCGAAAGCAACCTCGCGCGCGACGTCTCGCTGCAGGAGGTGGCGGATCA contains:
- a CDS encoding response regulator transcription factor, translating into MLKAVLFDDEFIVLEALGALVDWKGLGIELAGTASDGLSAMELFRRIRPDIVLTDIRMPGKDGLQLIGEIMDEAPETCCIVFSGFNEFDYVKRAIRLGVVDYIEKPITEISIEQALRKALGQIGKQEETRKLERLWEASKHDLLEKAVWDLLLRGREAENKWREVFGPQAGQVHGITVLAAVEPFKLPDHPAYRTVYLRSDQSYLAVVFCLMELSNTYWDDVSADLENANVAVGLGNERMEPGEVPDSLKEAQRALRSALFLGVKGFLPFGELGGRMTSSNELPEREEAIILSMRAGNKAMLMEQVDRFIQWIQTSKLDPDLAESEMLKLIYSAWEAAKETGVEAGRSYVPPETFVPHLEIREMAAKGKLTAWFRDRMESIAESGMNLRENTKHTAVQQARRYIESNLARDVSLQEVADHVGLNATYLSVLFKEVMGETYIKYLTRFRMERAKSLLRKGLKVNEVSEKVGYLTHRHFTEVFKKYTGQTPGQFKDS